The following coding sequences lie in one Microvirga sp. 17 mud 1-3 genomic window:
- the ppa gene encoding inorganic diphosphatase, which produces MRLDAIPIGKNPPDDVNVIIEVPLGGEPIKYEMEKESGALFVDRFLYTAMRYPGNYGFIPHTLSGDGDPCDVLIANTRAVIPGAVMNVRPVGVLVMEDNAGEDEKIIAVPSHALTQRYDRIETYTDLPEITLKQIEHFFEHYKDLEPGKWVKIIRWGDAEDAKRLIREGIERAKKKG; this is translated from the coding sequence ATGCGCCTGGACGCCATTCCGATTGGAAAGAATCCGCCGGACGACGTGAACGTCATCATCGAAGTGCCGCTCGGCGGCGAGCCCATCAAATACGAGATGGAAAAGGAATCCGGCGCGCTCTTCGTGGACCGTTTTCTCTATACGGCCATGCGCTATCCGGGGAATTACGGCTTCATCCCCCATACCCTCTCGGGCGACGGGGATCCCTGCGACGTGCTGATCGCCAACACCCGCGCGGTCATCCCCGGTGCCGTGATGAACGTGCGCCCCGTGGGCGTGCTGGTGATGGAGGACAATGCGGGCGAGGACGAGAAGATCATCGCCGTGCCGTCCCACGCGCTTACCCAGCGCTATGACCGGATCGAGACCTATACGGACCTTCCCGAGATCACCCTCAAGCAGATCGAGCATTTCTTCGAGCACTACAAGGACCTGGAGCCCGGCAAGTGGGTGAAGATCATCCGCTGGGGCGACGCCGAGGACGCGAAGCGCCTCATCCGCGAGGGCATCGAACGGGCGAAGAAAAAGGGCTGA